A region from the Vibrio sp. SS-MA-C1-2 genome encodes:
- a CDS encoding sensor histidine kinase — MVGSLRLLGLSIIAYGLFSGFLYIDNVILGPITRLVCAFFILIYLIKTLTIFDNERVHKIESRLEAAFHNKKLQDIGELTACITHEIKTPLSSSLMRCDLLEQQLSQIHQNNVELNEQSFTRINKQLSHIRCGVLSAAQISQELLQFSHRGDVEYSQCHVISLVQDSIALLQHKLELFNINVSIPNHLCVYGNKNQLEEVLINIINNSIDAAKEEKRIDISATLTDLSVEIVILDYSGGIAIHHIDKVKQPFFSTKDKKSGTGLGIPLTIKILEYNNGFLQFVNSSKGLKSTIRLPIDSI; from the coding sequence ATGGTGGGCTCACTTCGCCTTCTCGGTTTATCAATCATTGCTTATGGTCTGTTTTCTGGTTTTTTATATATAGATAATGTGATTTTAGGTCCGATTACTCGCTTGGTTTGTGCTTTCTTTATTTTAATCTATTTGATTAAAACCTTAACTATTTTTGATAATGAACGAGTACATAAAATTGAATCTAGGTTAGAAGCTGCATTCCATAATAAAAAACTTCAAGATATTGGGGAGTTAACAGCCTGTATTACTCATGAAATTAAAACACCGTTAAGTAGCAGTCTAATGCGGTGTGATTTATTAGAACAACAACTCTCTCAAATCCATCAAAATAATGTTGAACTCAATGAGCAAAGTTTTACCCGTATTAATAAACAATTATCCCATATTAGATGTGGTGTTTTGAGTGCCGCTCAAATTAGCCAAGAGCTATTACAATTTTCTCATCGTGGGGATGTTGAATATTCACAATGTCATGTTATTAGCCTAGTTCAAGATTCAATCGCTTTATTACAGCATAAACTAGAATTATTTAATATTAATGTATCCATTCCTAATCACCTTTGTGTATATGGTAATAAAAATCAGCTAGAAGAAGTGTTAATTAATATTATCAATAATTCTATCGATGCCGCTAAAGAAGAAAAGCGTATCGATATTTCTGCGACTTTAACCGACCTTTCTGTTGAGATTGTTATTCTAGATTATAGTGGTGGTATTGCTATCCATCATATCGATAAAGTTAAACAACCCTTTTTTTCCACTAAGGATAAAAAAAGTGGTACAGGTTTAGGTATTCCTCTTACGATTAAAATTTTGGAGTATAACAATGGCTTTTTGCAATTTGTTAATAGTAGCAAAGGCCTAAAGAGCACCATAAGATTACCGATTGATTCAATATGA
- a CDS encoding LysE family translocator, with translation MIDLAILPVYFTAIIALLLIPGPDMLLIASSSLSYGKKVGLFATLGNCTSGLILTLLAALGVSTLISIYPVSLQFLRIAGALYLLKMGWDSFTADNSQAPEIKENNNLAKLLYRRAVFSNLLNPKALIFFILFLPQFVSNHIAASSGIQMLTLGLILNVMGLLFNLILVLLVGSLGKVLLTNPKVQHYQHKVMGLVFFALAIWLIFTQLPTVHAI, from the coding sequence ATGATAGACTTAGCCATATTACCAGTGTATTTCACTGCCATTATCGCCCTTTTACTGATTCCAGGCCCCGATATGTTATTAATTGCCAGTTCAAGTTTAAGTTATGGCAAAAAAGTAGGCTTATTCGCCACATTAGGTAACTGCACATCTGGACTAATATTAACGTTACTTGCCGCCCTTGGTGTTTCGACCTTAATCAGTATCTATCCTGTTTCTTTACAGTTTTTACGTATTGCTGGTGCACTTTATTTACTAAAAATGGGTTGGGACAGCTTTACTGCCGATAATAGTCAAGCACCTGAAATCAAAGAGAACAATAATTTAGCAAAATTACTCTATCGACGCGCCGTATTTAGTAACTTATTAAATCCAAAAGCATTGATCTTTTTCATTCTGTTCCTACCTCAATTTGTCTCAAATCATATTGCTGCAAGTTCAGGCATTCAGATGTTAACGTTAGGCTTAATCTTGAATGTGATGGGTCTGTTGTTTAATCTCATATTAGTACTCCTAGTTGGAAGCCTTGGAAAAGTATTATTAACCAATCCGAAGGTTCAGCATTATCAACATAAAGTGATGGGACTGGTTTTCTTTGCTTTAGCCATTTGGTTAATCTTTACCCAGCTTCCAACAGTGCACGCAATATAA
- a CDS encoding ethylbenzene dehydrogenase-related protein — protein MNKTIITTAITLALASATITTAHASNKTLNSVKIDQEIMIDGSAEGIWDSAESLKVKLNKLPYKPENGYDGIKRTDVFVKSLYDNENVYFLYTYKDPTKSLNRFPWVKQEDGTWKQLINKDETGHENTYYEDKFAVYWDINTEGFAKKGCNEACHRAKDGKINGIEDKNPARKYTDAGEYIDMWHWKGVRRNEFSQLDDQYVDSNTDPKKNKGWGRKGDDKTGGVYVNNKKDGQPAYVMSDLTDESVIIDDNKKVAFTADYDQTSRIPGVITSAYTGSRGDVVTKGVWAEGVWTIEIKRKLITTHTNSKTQDVQFDDLTKQYPFGLAVFDNSQINHLYHRGAYNLKFK, from the coding sequence ATGAATAAGACAATCATCACGACGGCTATTACGCTTGCATTAGCATCGGCAACCATAACAACAGCTCATGCAAGTAACAAAACTCTTAACAGTGTTAAGATTGATCAAGAAATCATGATCGACGGTAGTGCAGAAGGGATCTGGGACAGTGCTGAAAGCCTAAAAGTAAAACTGAATAAACTGCCCTATAAACCTGAAAATGGTTATGACGGAATCAAAAGAACAGATGTCTTTGTTAAATCATTATATGACAATGAGAATGTTTACTTTTTATATACTTATAAAGACCCAACAAAGAGCTTAAATCGCTTCCCATGGGTTAAGCAAGAAGACGGTACTTGGAAGCAGTTAATCAATAAAGATGAAACTGGCCACGAAAATACCTATTATGAAGATAAATTTGCCGTATATTGGGATATCAATACAGAAGGTTTTGCTAAAAAAGGGTGTAATGAAGCTTGTCACCGTGCTAAAGATGGCAAAATAAATGGAATTGAAGATAAAAACCCGGCTAGAAAATATACTGATGCTGGCGAATATATCGATATGTGGCACTGGAAAGGTGTTCGTCGTAATGAGTTTTCTCAGTTAGATGATCAATATGTTGATAGCAATACAGATCCAAAGAAAAATAAAGGATGGGGACGTAAAGGCGATGATAAAACGGGCGGTGTTTACGTTAATAATAAGAAAGATGGCCAACCAGCCTATGTGATGTCTGACTTGACGGATGAGTCTGTAATTATCGATGATAATAAGAAAGTCGCATTCACGGCAGATTATGATCAAACTTCTCGCATCCCTGGTGTTATCACTTCTGCATACACCGGCTCAAGAGGTGACGTTGTCACTAAGGGTGTTTGGGCCGAGGGTGTATGGACAATAGAAATCAAACGTAAGCTAATTACGACGCATACAAACTCTAAAACTCAAGATGTACAATTTGATGATCTAACGAAACAGTACCCATTTGGTCTTGCTGTATTTGATAACTCACAGATCAACCACCTTTACCACCGTGGTGCATATAACTTGAAGTTTAAGTAA
- a CDS encoding acyltransferase has product MNSKKISSLELGRLIAMLAIIAIHSQLFMKAPLINDQPIIGELINQGARFAVPLFFLISGYLIAPKLLNSPFSTFKQYSIPLFKIWIVWSLISLATPFNMGKVMEHGYIAERTGYFNYLMMKPLNSVMEGGLVHLWFLPALIIAVGIIAVLVHFKQLKLLLPLSILLYLYGVLAGSYQPLTELSSPFFTRNGPFFSTLMVTLGFIIRKHNIKISFSKGLVIMLVGMGLHFYEALSLVQDNIAFVIHDFLFGTLLWGLGLFIMLLAKPNWGNRTWVYQLSANILGVYVIHLIIIILMKNVVGILQFSPIIADITVFTFTIILSWFIVNLINNSQLRRWLLR; this is encoded by the coding sequence ATGAACTCAAAAAAAATATCGAGCTTAGAGCTAGGTCGTTTAATTGCCATGCTGGCGATTATTGCTATTCATAGTCAGCTTTTTATGAAAGCGCCACTGATTAATGATCAACCGATTATTGGCGAATTGATTAACCAAGGTGCTCGTTTTGCGGTGCCACTGTTCTTTTTGATCTCTGGTTACTTAATTGCGCCCAAACTACTTAATTCCCCATTTAGTACATTCAAACAATACTCCATACCTCTATTCAAAATTTGGATTGTATGGAGCCTTATTTCACTCGCGACTCCCTTTAATATGGGAAAAGTAATGGAGCATGGTTATATCGCTGAACGTACTGGATATTTTAATTATCTGATGATGAAGCCTTTAAACAGTGTTATGGAAGGTGGATTAGTTCATCTGTGGTTTTTGCCTGCCTTAATTATTGCAGTTGGGATTATTGCGGTATTAGTGCACTTCAAGCAACTTAAACTGTTACTGCCGCTTAGTATTTTACTCTATCTCTATGGTGTGCTTGCTGGCAGCTATCAACCTTTAACTGAACTGAGTTCTCCATTTTTTACTCGTAATGGCCCCTTCTTCAGTACATTAATGGTCACTCTTGGGTTTATCATTCGAAAGCACAATATTAAAATCAGTTTTAGTAAGGGGTTAGTCATCATGTTAGTCGGTATGGGGTTACACTTTTATGAAGCGTTAAGCTTAGTTCAAGATAATATCGCCTTCGTTATTCATGACTTTCTATTCGGTACTCTACTTTGGGGGCTAGGGCTATTTATAATGCTATTAGCAAAACCAAACTGGGGTAATAGAACATGGGTGTATCAATTATCAGCTAATATTTTGGGTGTTTATGTTATTCATCTCATTATTATTATCTTAATGAAAAATGTAGTTGGTATTTTGCAGTTCAGTCCAATTATTGCTGATATTACCGTTTTTACTTTTACCATTATTCTTTCGTGGTTTATTGTTAATCTAATAAACAACAGTCAATTAAGACGGTGGCTTTTACGCTAG
- the flgA gene encoding flagellar basal body P-ring formation chaperone FlgA, whose translation MTLFKIKVKATKQAISSNRVLFALLLVVNSSTLFAAETASYEQIIEQNINDSEVITLKQRIQARTEKIISFHYPINIDENYDINYKFPTALNTLICQSPKIKMPKEMIGKNRWQVSCITPEWNVKYIVNARFTTKVVTAKLPIKKGELLNNENTQLVETKIYNSQQQFYRNLKPVMNRKVRRSLRVGTMIQPRYLYIDYDITKGEIINIKLQRRNITIVTEGVSLQNGLLGDEIKVKNSQSGEVVHGRVIDSQTILIN comes from the coding sequence ATGACGCTATTTAAAATAAAAGTAAAGGCAACTAAACAAGCCATTTCATCAAACAGAGTACTTTTCGCTTTATTATTAGTGGTAAATTCCTCGACGTTGTTTGCAGCAGAAACCGCTTCGTATGAACAGATAATAGAACAGAATATTAACGATTCAGAGGTAATCACCCTAAAACAGCGCATTCAAGCTAGAACTGAGAAAATCATTTCATTCCACTACCCGATTAATATAGATGAAAATTATGACATCAACTATAAATTCCCTACCGCATTAAATACATTAATCTGTCAATCTCCCAAAATTAAAATGCCTAAAGAGATGATTGGTAAGAATCGTTGGCAAGTGAGCTGTATAACTCCAGAATGGAATGTAAAATATATTGTTAATGCACGCTTTACGACCAAAGTGGTTACCGCAAAGTTGCCAATAAAAAAAGGAGAATTATTAAATAATGAAAATACACAGCTAGTTGAAACCAAGATTTATAATAGTCAGCAACAGTTCTACCGTAATTTAAAGCCAGTAATGAATCGCAAAGTTCGTCGTTCATTACGAGTCGGCACCATGATTCAACCCCGTTACCTTTATATCGATTACGACATAACTAAAGGTGAAATCATTAATATCAAACTTCAAAGGCGTAATATAACGATAGTGACTGAAGGAGTTTCACTGCAAAATGGGCTACTGGGTGATGAAATAAAAGTTAAAAATAGCCAATCAGGTGAAGTGGTACATGGAAGGGTAATCGATAGCCAAACAATCTTAATCAATTAA
- a CDS encoding amino acid ABC transporter ATP-binding protein — translation MIIANDVNKIYPNGCHALKNVSASIKPGEVIVIVGPSGSGKSTFLRTLNQLEVISSGDITIDGMDMYAKSTNINELRADVGMVFQNFNLFPHKTALENVMLAPLKVANRDKKEVEEHSKDLLYKVGLSDRMTNYPNHLSGGQQQRVAIARALAMKPNIMLFDEPTSALDPEMVGEVLDVMKDLAKEGMTMVIVTHEMGFAKEVADRVLFMEDGELVVSDNPENFFTNPTNPRLKQFLSKVL, via the coding sequence ATTATTATCGCCAATGATGTTAATAAAATTTATCCTAATGGCTGTCATGCATTAAAAAATGTCTCAGCCTCAATTAAACCTGGTGAAGTGATTGTTATTGTTGGCCCTTCAGGTTCAGGTAAGTCGACTTTTTTACGTACATTAAATCAATTAGAAGTGATCAGCTCTGGTGACATTACGATTGATGGTATGGATATGTATGCTAAATCGACGAACATTAACGAACTTCGTGCTGATGTGGGAATGGTGTTCCAAAACTTTAATCTCTTTCCTCACAAAACAGCCCTAGAAAATGTGATGCTTGCACCATTAAAAGTGGCAAACCGTGATAAAAAAGAGGTAGAAGAGCACAGTAAAGACTTGCTTTATAAAGTGGGACTTTCTGACCGAATGACCAATTATCCAAACCATTTATCTGGTGGTCAACAACAAAGGGTTGCGATTGCCCGCGCATTAGCAATGAAACCTAATATTATGTTGTTTGATGAACCGACTTCTGCACTTGATCCTGAAATGGTTGGCGAGGTTCTGGATGTCATGAAAGATCTTGCTAAAGAGGGGATGACCATGGTGATTGTGACTCACGAAATGGGTTTTGCCAAAGAGGTGGCTGATCGGGTGTTATTTATGGAAGATGGGGAGTTAGTGGTTTCAGATAATCCTGAAAACTTTTTCACCAACCCGACTAATCCAAGATTAAAGCAGTTCTTATCAAAAGTACTTTAA
- a CDS encoding NAD(P)/FAD-dependent oxidoreductase, giving the protein MNRIVIVGGGAGGLELATKLGKSVGRNEKAQITLIDRNKTHLWKPLLHEVATGALDSDIDGVSYLAHGHHNGFTFKRGNLSAVDRENKTVTIDPIKDDAGNLVITQRTINYDILVLAIGSKANDFNTSGVAEHCLFLDSSEQALHLREIINNEFTRINAANSSSNSDETLDVAIVGGGATGVELSAELHNAVIELNNYGMSGLNSQKLNINLIESHTRLLAALPEKIATKAQEGLEAIGVNVRCNTRVTQAEADGFITGDGEKINAKIMVWAAGVKAPEFLKNIDGLETNRINQLVINGTLQTTMDQDIFAIGDCASFVQADNTTVPPTGQAAHQMAMHCYKNICKKLNYQRLDNFSYTNKGTLVSLSRFNTVGCVTKKSVVVKGQLAHTMYGSIYRMHQLALHGYMRTGFIMLASRLNKKIRPSLKLD; this is encoded by the coding sequence ATGAACCGAATTGTTATTGTTGGCGGTGGCGCTGGTGGCTTAGAACTTGCTACAAAATTAGGTAAAAGTGTTGGGCGCAATGAGAAAGCGCAAATCACACTCATTGACAGAAACAAAACTCACCTTTGGAAGCCTTTACTTCATGAAGTCGCAACGGGGGCACTTGATTCAGATATTGATGGTGTCAGTTACCTAGCACATGGTCATCATAACGGTTTTACTTTTAAACGCGGTAACCTTTCCGCAGTAGATCGTGAGAATAAAACCGTTACGATCGACCCAATAAAAGATGATGCCGGTAATTTAGTCATTACCCAACGTACCATCAATTATGATATTTTGGTCCTTGCGATTGGTTCAAAAGCCAATGACTTTAATACCTCAGGTGTTGCTGAACACTGTTTATTTTTGGATAGTTCAGAACAGGCCTTACACCTTCGTGAAATCATCAATAATGAATTCACCCGAATCAATGCAGCCAATAGCTCATCGAATTCAGATGAGACGCTTGATGTTGCAATTGTTGGCGGTGGTGCGACAGGTGTCGAACTTTCAGCAGAACTTCATAATGCCGTTATAGAATTAAACAACTATGGTATGTCCGGACTGAATTCTCAAAAATTGAATATTAATCTGATTGAATCACACACTCGTTTACTTGCAGCATTACCAGAAAAAATCGCAACCAAAGCGCAAGAAGGTTTAGAAGCGATTGGGGTTAATGTCCGTTGTAATACGCGTGTCACTCAAGCTGAAGCCGATGGTTTTATTACTGGTGACGGTGAAAAAATCAATGCTAAAATCATGGTTTGGGCCGCAGGTGTCAAAGCCCCTGAATTTTTGAAAAATATTGATGGTTTAGAAACTAATCGTATCAATCAATTGGTTATTAACGGCACCCTGCAAACCACGATGGATCAAGATATTTTTGCTATCGGAGATTGTGCAAGCTTTGTGCAAGCAGATAACACAACTGTGCCACCTACAGGTCAAGCTGCACACCAAATGGCGATGCATTGTTATAAAAACATTTGTAAAAAATTAAATTATCAACGTTTAGATAATTTTAGTTACACAAATAAAGGGACGCTTGTTTCATTAAGTCGCTTTAATACAGTTGGGTGTGTAACCAAGAAGTCAGTCGTAGTTAAAGGACAACTTGCACATACTATGTATGGTTCAATTTATCGTATGCACCAATTAGCGCTTCACGGTTATATGCGTACAGGTTTTATTATGTTGGCAAGTCGATTAAACAAAAAGATTAGACCAAGCTTAAAATTAGATTAA
- a CDS encoding transporter substrate-binding domain-containing protein, with the protein MKKTLAALAVFALFSTGANAQQSPAALQQIAKDKELKVCFEAGYMPFEMTAKNGNFIGFDIDLAKGMARAMGVKFIPVNTAWDGIIPALLTGKCNVIMGGMTITAERNMQVNFADPYIVIGQSILINPKLEGKITNYKDLNSADFTVATQLGTTGEIAIKRYIPKAELNAFENKTEAVLDVVNGKADAFVYDLPFNATYASKHEGQFVHLDTPFTHEPLGWAIPQGDPDFLNFLNNYLRQIKGDGTYDRLYTKWFKQTKWLSQVQ; encoded by the coding sequence ATGAAGAAAACTCTGGCAGCACTTGCTGTATTTGCTCTTTTTTCGACTGGAGCAAATGCTCAGCAGTCACCAGCGGCACTACAACAAATTGCAAAAGATAAAGAACTTAAAGTCTGTTTTGAAGCAGGATATATGCCTTTTGAAATGACTGCAAAAAACGGAAATTTCATCGGTTTTGATATCGATCTTGCTAAAGGCATGGCTCGTGCGATGGGTGTGAAATTTATTCCTGTTAATACTGCATGGGATGGTATTATTCCTGCACTACTAACGGGTAAATGTAACGTTATTATGGGTGGTATGACAATTACCGCTGAGCGTAATATGCAAGTTAATTTTGCTGACCCGTATATCGTTATCGGTCAATCAATCTTAATTAACCCTAAGCTTGAAGGTAAGATCACCAACTATAAAGATTTAAACAGTGCGGATTTCACAGTGGCAACTCAGCTGGGAACCACAGGTGAAATTGCAATTAAACGTTATATTCCAAAAGCAGAACTCAATGCGTTTGAGAATAAAACTGAAGCGGTTTTAGACGTAGTGAATGGTAAAGCTGACGCATTTGTTTACGATCTTCCGTTCAATGCGACTTATGCTTCTAAGCATGAAGGACAATTTGTTCACCTAGATACGCCATTTACTCATGAACCTCTTGGTTGGGCGATTCCTCAAGGTGATCCTGATTTCTTAAACTTCTTAAATAACTATCTTCGTCAAATTAAAGGCGACGGTACGTATGACCGTTTATATACAAAATGGTTTAAACAAACTAAGTGGTTAAGCCAAGTACAGTAA
- a CDS encoding response regulator yields the protein MKKILIAEDNQELREAIVEALLLDNFTITSCESAEQAINYINRDYFDVVILDYIMAGMTGIDAVPVIKHQAPKTAIILITAFGTIDIAVDAMKKGADEFLVKPFSLKELNTTVRKVMTKKQLNQSASQDEDKVFSALANPIRRQAINILKQYRLLKFMDLCRLLNLEDHSKFNFHLRQLIKSDLVSQDEDKNYFLTRQGIDIESRLL from the coding sequence ATGAAAAAAATATTAATTGCCGAGGATAACCAAGAGTTACGGGAAGCCATAGTTGAAGCGTTACTGTTGGATAATTTTACTATCACAAGCTGTGAAAGTGCAGAACAAGCGATTAATTATATAAATCGAGACTATTTTGATGTTGTTATTTTAGATTATATCATGGCAGGGATGACAGGAATTGATGCCGTTCCTGTGATAAAGCATCAAGCACCCAAAACGGCGATTATTCTTATTACCGCCTTCGGCACCATAGATATTGCTGTAGATGCAATGAAAAAAGGAGCGGATGAATTTTTAGTTAAACCCTTTAGTCTAAAAGAGCTTAATACAACCGTACGTAAGGTGATGACTAAAAAGCAATTAAATCAATCTGCATCCCAAGATGAAGATAAAGTATTTTCAGCCTTAGCAAACCCAATTAGACGACAAGCCATTAATATTCTAAAACAGTATCGACTATTAAAATTTATGGATCTGTGCAGACTTCTTAATCTTGAAGATCATTCTAAATTTAACTTTCATTTGCGCCAATTAATTAAAAGTGATTTAGTGAGTCAGGATGAGGATAAAAATTATTTTCTTACTCGGCAGGGGATAGATATTGAGTCTAGGTTATTATAA
- a CDS encoding amino acid ABC transporter permease, with the protein MESKSKNLFWNGVFVFILAIIGSLIYFSAQKIDYHWNWERVVPYIANNAATPIAAPEDGNIITNDQGELVLESFTGEIVMNLSQYTEATVYEGDLVFEGDEIAAMKEWKLGAITEGILVTIDLSLWSLLFSLIIGLIIGLMRISSNIALKKLAITYVEIIRGTPLLVQIFLVYFFIGTVLDLERFTAGVIALSVFTAAYVAEIIRSGIQAIPKGQMEAARSLGMNYPKAMIYVILPQAFKKTLPPLAGQLINLIKDSSLVSVISITDLTKAGREVVSSSFAPFEVWFTVAALYLLLTSSLSWAIQVLEKRLSSSD; encoded by the coding sequence ATGGAAAGTAAGTCCAAGAATTTATTTTGGAATGGTGTCTTTGTTTTTATTCTTGCGATTATCGGGTCTCTGATCTATTTCTCAGCTCAGAAAATTGATTATCACTGGAATTGGGAACGTGTTGTTCCTTATATTGCAAACAATGCCGCCACGCCAATCGCTGCTCCTGAAGATGGTAATATTATAACTAATGACCAAGGAGAGTTAGTATTAGAATCATTCACTGGTGAAATAGTGATGAATCTAAGCCAATATACTGAAGCAACCGTTTATGAGGGTGATCTAGTCTTTGAAGGCGATGAGATCGCAGCCATGAAAGAGTGGAAGTTGGGTGCGATTACTGAAGGTATTCTCGTTACCATCGACCTTTCACTTTGGTCGTTATTATTCTCTTTAATTATCGGCCTGATTATTGGTTTAATGCGGATATCCTCAAATATTGCATTAAAGAAATTGGCCATAACCTATGTAGAGATTATTCGCGGAACACCATTATTGGTTCAGATATTCCTTGTCTATTTCTTTATTGGTACGGTTCTCGATCTAGAACGTTTTACCGCAGGTGTGATTGCGCTATCAGTATTTACGGCCGCTTATGTTGCAGAGATCATCCGCTCTGGTATTCAAGCTATTCCTAAAGGTCAGATGGAAGCGGCAAGATCATTGGGGATGAATTATCCTAAAGCGATGATTTATGTCATTCTACCTCAAGCGTTTAAGAAAACATTACCGCCATTAGCGGGGCAGTTAATTAACCTAATTAAAGATTCCTCTTTGGTTTCTGTTATTTCAATTACTGATTTAACAAAAGCGGGACGTGAAGTGGTGAGCAGTAGTTTTGCCCCATTTGAAGTTTGGTTTACTGTTGCAGCCCTCTATTTACTATTAACTAGCAGTCTGTCGTGGGCAATCCAAGTATTAGAGAAGAGGTTATCAAGCAGTGACTAA